In one Aricia agestis chromosome 5, ilAriAges1.1, whole genome shotgun sequence genomic region, the following are encoded:
- the LOC121726846 gene encoding geranylgeranyl pyrophosphate synthase-like, producing the protein MSKWTQISYDEDKMEEKILLPYKYLKPLRIYDFLATKLPESYNYWLRIPKDKLKAIQEILVKLNHSFAILDDIQDDSLYRRTQPTAHRVFGKPFASNTGMHLLLLVLEDINKLGHPKGADIYCRNYLKYIRGTGAALYWQEHHEWDVKPEDHYQMMFNQTGSEILMMQELMQLFSDNKDQRDYECLSKMFAVYVQLRDEYVDLMKPEAVEIGTHMSGLQELSTMTFCKDFTEGKMSAPVIHALKSPHRDVILGILKMRTHDLKAKKYLLSLLKEAGGIQKTKEILREIEADILAEVRRLGDNPVFEEMMRDLRSWDEQDE; encoded by the exons atgtcgaaGTGGACTCAGATATCTTACGATGAGGATAAAATGGAAGAG aaaatactcCTACCATACAAGTATCTGAAACCATTGCGCATCTATGATTTCTTGGCTACGAAATTGCCTGAATCTTACAACTATTGGCTTCGCATTCCAAAGGACAAACTAAAAGCAATACAAGAAATCCTAGTGAAGCTGAACCACTCATTTGCTAT CTTGGACGACATACAGGATGATTCTCTTTACCGGCGAACGCAGCCTACTGCCCACAGGGTGTTTGGGAAGCCGTTTGCGAGCAACACCGGCATGCATCTGCTGTTGCTAGTTCTAGAAGACATCAATAAACTTGGACATCCCAAG GGTGCAGATATCTACTGTAGAAACTATCTGAAGTATATTCGAGGCACCGGCGCAGCTTTGTACTGGCAGGAGCATCACGAGTGGGACGTCAAACCCGAAGACCACTACCAAATGATGTTCAACC aAACAGGAAGCGAAATTTTAATGATGCAAGAACTAATGCAACTGTTCAGTGACAACAAAGACCAAAGAGATTATGAATGTTTGTCGAAAATGTTCGCAGTTTATGTGCAGTTAAGAGATGAGTATGTGGACTTAATGAAGCCTGag gctGTGGAAATCGGAACGCATATGTCGGGGCTACAG GAACTGTCCACCATGACTTTCTGCAAAGACTTCACTGAGGGCAAGATGAGCGCACCCGTCATACACGCGCTGAAGAGCCCACACCGCGACGTCATTCtcg gtaTTCTAAAGATGCGCACACACGATTTGAAGGCGAAAAAATACCTTCTGTCACTGCTTAAGGAGGCCGGCGGCATTCAGAAGACCAAAGAGATCCTGCGAGAGATAGAAGCTGATATACTCGCTGAG GTTCGGCGCTTAGGCGATAATCCAGTGTTTGAAGAAATGATGCGCGATCTGCGCAGTTGGGATGAACAGGACGAatga